Proteins encoded in a region of the Podospora pseudopauciseta strain CBS 411.78 chromosome 6, whole genome shotgun sequence genome:
- a CDS encoding hypothetical protein (EggNog:ENOG503NZKK; CAZy:GH55; COG:G), with protein sequence MKSINPLWLLAASLVRATFWMEDLSHQGIASFNPDRGYQVFRNVRDFGAKGDGVTDDTAAINAAMSHGNRCGGYGCIGATTNPAIVYFPPGTYLISTPIVGLFYTQMIGDPTDMPVIKGGSNFTQDGKALLDADPYLSNGKLNFISTNVFFQQVRNLVFDTTAIPHQTWAVHWPSAQATVIHNCVFRLSPNFEDGHTGIYMEEGSGGMLTDLVFYGGQYGAQFGSQQYTVRNLTFHGSQTAILQVWNWGFTYKSLSINDCEIGLNMSSPDVGSVTLLDSSFTNVDTAIIVGRHNSSATGLGSLLIQNVKYTNVPTVMKDLNGNQVLAGNASGALFECGYAKGNLYAPEGPSAFEGRDIAFDQPSALKLGDQYYERSKPQYEGYPAGAFVSARNHYAVGDGVTDDTVALNSFFDVATEPTVVGFLDAGFYRVTDTVYIPAGARVVGEGLAAVIMGAGKKFSDITNPRPVVQIGKPGELGYVEISDIIVSTQGPTAGAIAIEYNLNTPILDGNITVDTPPSGLWDVHVRIGGFGGSKLQVAECPITPNITNVVEPACIAGYMSMHITPSAGNLYMENNWMWVADHDIEDWNQTRIDVFAGRGLLIEGSNIWMLGNAVEHHTLYQYQLVNASNLWMGQIQTETPYYQPNPQAPYPFTQVNTTLHDPDFMTDCPGSSPSTVEQLPGDPPCAMAWAMRIIGSKNITVFGAGLYSFFNNYCTNCSTNHAGENCQARIFSIQDANGTEVVNSTTGLQMYNLNTIGSVSMLTNKGEDIAFWNETIATYASTMGIFRNDGNGTNVSSTS encoded by the exons ATGAAGAGCATAAATCCCCTCTGGCTGCTTGCAGCTTCACTTGTCCGTGCTACCTTCTGGATGGAGGATCTGTCTCACCAGGGAATtgcctccttcaaccccgaCAGAGGATACCAAGTTTTTCGAAATGTTCGTGACTTTGGTGCCAAAGGTGATGGAG TTACCGACGATACTGCTGCCATTAATGCCGCCATGAGTCACGGCAATCGCTGCGGTGGCTATGGTTGCATTGGAGCAACCACCAACCCGGCCATTGTTTACTTTCCGCCCGGAACCTACCTAATCTCCACCCCAATCGTCGGCCTCTTCTACACTCAGATGATTGGCGACCCCACTGATATGCCCGTCATAAAGGGCGGTTCCAACTTCACTCAGGATGGGAAGGCCTTGCTTGATGCCGATCCATATCTGAGCAATGGCA AGCTCAATTTCATCTCTACCAACGTCTTCTTCCAACAGGTCCGCAACCTGGTGTTCGATACCACAGCCATACCGCACCAGACCTGGGCAGTCCATTGGCCGTCTGCCCAGGCTACTGTCATTCACAACTGTGTCTTCAGATTATCACCAAACTTTGAGGACGGACATACCGGAATTTATATGGAAgagggcagcggcggcatGCTGACTGATCTTGTTTTTTACGGCGGACAGTACGGAGCCCAGTTTGGTAGCCAACAGTATACCGTACGCAACCTCACTTTTCACGGCTCGCAAACTGCCATCCTGCAAGTTTGGAACTGGGGATTTACGTACAAGTCTCTCAGTATCAATGACTGCGAGATTGGCCTCAACATGTCCTCTCCCGACGTAGGCTCTGTCACACTGCTGGACAGCTCGTTTACCAATGTCGATACTGCCATCATTGTGGGCAGACACAATAGCAGCGCTACTGGTCTTGGGTCACTGCTGATTCAAAATGTCAAGTACACCAACGTTCCCACGGTTATGAAGGATCTGAACGGAAACCAAGTTCTCGCCGGCAATGCTTCAGGAGCCCTCTTTGAGTGTGGCTATGCCAAG GGAAACCTTTACGCTCCCGAAGGGCCATCTGCGTTTGAGGGACGTGATATTGCCTTTGACCAGCCTTCCGCCCTAAAACTCGGTGATCAGTACTACGAGAGGTCGAAGCCTCAATATGAGGGCTACCCTGCCGGTGCATTCGTGTCGGCCCGCAACCACTACGCTGTTGGAGACGGTGTGACTGATGACACAGTGGCTTTGAACTCGTTCTTTGACGTTGCGACCGAGCCGACAGTGGTTGGGTTTTTGGATGCGGGGTTTTACCGGGTGACTGACACCGTGTATATCCCAGCAGGTGCTCGAGTTGTCGGTGAGGGTCTTGCCGCCGTCATCATGGGCGCCGGCAAAAAGTTTTCCGACATCACCAATCCTCGTCCAGTGGTTCAGATCGGAAAGCCTGGTGAGCTTGGCTACGTCGAAATCAGCGATATCATTGTCTCGACACAGGGCCCAACAGCAGGCGCTATTGCCATCGAGTACAACTTGAACACCCCAATACTGGACGGGAATATCACCGTCGATACACCTCCATCGGGACTTTGGGATGTCCATGTTCGCATTGGCGGTTTCGGAGGCTCCAAGCTCCAGGTAGCAGAATGCCCCATCActcccaacatcaccaacgtcGTTGAGCCTGCCTGCATTGCTGGGTACATGAGCATGCACATCACGCCGAGTGCTGGCAATCTGTACATGGAAAATAACTGGATGTGGGTTGCTGATCACGATATTGAGGACTGGAACCAGACTCGGATCGATGTCTTTGCCGGCCGAGGGCTCTTGATCGAAGGGTCCAATATCTGGATGCTGGGCAATGCAGTTGAGCACCACACTCTTTACCAGTATCAGCTGGTCAACGCATCTAATCTGTGGATGGGTCAGATTCAAACAGAGACACCATAttaccaacccaacccacagGCCCCTTACCCTTTCACACAGGTTAACACCACCCTGCACGACCCTGATTTCATGACCGATTGCCCAGGTTCGTCCCCCAGCACGGTTGAGCAACTGCCAGGTGACCCGCCGTGCGCCATGGCGTGGGCTATGCGCATCATTGGGTCCAAGAACATCACGGTGTTTGGTGCTGGCCTCTacagcttcttcaacaactaCTGCACCAACTGCAGCACCAACCATGCGGGCGAAAACTGCCAGGCAAGAATCTTTTCGATTCAGGATGCTAACGGTACAGAAGTGGTCAACTCTACGACGGGTTTGCAGATGTACAACCTAAACACAATTGGGAGCGTGAGCATGCTCACCAACAAAGGGGAGGACATCGCGTTTTGGAACGAAACCATTGCAACATATGCCAGTACGATGGGGATCTTCAGGAACGATGGCAATGGCACAAATGTGTCGTCGACTTCTTGA
- a CDS encoding hypothetical protein (EggNog:ENOG503P7V9): MPFFSRSEPAQQPVQPAPQPVYEEQPKKHGLFSRHRSPSPARTTSTSTRHTNSTYQTSPERGTRSSSGSRGGLLRRSFGNGSANEMDPSIVAARERVMSAEMAEREADRALMAARESVREAREHVRRLELEAQEEARRAKIKQQQAKEVSKRGKQLGRYD; this comes from the exons ATGCCGTTCTTCTCTCGATCAGAGCCCGCCCAGCAGCCGGTACAACCGGCACCTCAGCCTGTCTACGAGGAGCAGCCCAAGAAACATGGCCTCTTCAGTCGCCACCgctccccatctcccgccCGTActaccagcaccagcactcGGCACACCAACTCGACCTACCAGACCTCTCCTGAGCGTGGCACCCGAAGCTCCAGCGGCAGTCGTGGTGGTCTTCTCCGTCGGTCCTTTGGCAACGGTTCCGCCAACGAGATGGATCCTAGCATCGTCGCTGCCCGTGAGAGGGTCATGAGTGCCGAGATGGCGGAGCGGGAGGCTGATCGTGCCCTCATGGCTGCCCGCGAGAGTGTCCGCGAGGCCCGCGAGCATGTCCGCAGACTGGAGCTCGAAGCTCAGGAGGAGGCCAGGCGGGCCAAGATCAAGCAACAGCAAGCCAAGGAGGTTTCTAAAAGAGGAAAGCAGCTTGGAC GCTACGATTAG